From the Pseudodesulfovibrio indicus genome, the window AAGCGGCGACACAAAGTTTAGGAGGGTGAGAGGGGATGGGGGGGCCGGGGGGAGGGGGAGAGAGGGAAGCCCTTTCCCAAAGGGTTCCCTCTCTCCCCTTCCCCCCGGGCGCCGCAGGCGCAACCCCCGAGCAAACCGGCCAGCAGGTCGGCATTGGGGGAGCCGGTGCCGGTCAGCCTGACGATGGTCAGGGCGGCGAAGATGACGAGCAGCAGCACGGCCACGGGTACGGCGGCGCACATGACGGACCTCCTTGGGTTACTGCAGGAGATCAGACCGTTGTTACGGGAGTATTGAGAACAGGTGACCCTTGGGTGAAATCGGGCCGTTTCGGGCTATTCGATGATCAGGTTGGGCAGTTCGTCGGTGTCGTCGGGTTTGATGGGGAACTGTTCGGCCAGGATTTCGCCGCACCGCCTGACGCCGGAGCACAGCCCTTCGCCCGGCTTGTTGTTGCGGATGCCGTAGGTGACCAGGGAGACGACCTCGTTCCAGACCTTGGGGTCCACGAGGTCGTTGATGCCCTTGTCGGCCAGGACCTGGACGGACCGCTCGTAGATGGAGACGTAGATGATGATGCCGGTCTGGTCGCGGGTTTCGTGCAGCCCGTGGCGGTAGAAGGCGGTGAAGGCGGCCTCTTCGACCTCTTCGGCCATTTCCCGTTTGGCGATGAACGGGCGCTTGAGCGCCGGGAAGGCGTCGAACAGCCGGGAAAAGCAGAGGTACAGGGCGAGGAACAGGCCGAGGAAGACCCACATGTCGTCGCGGCCGAGGGTCAGGGTCAGGAGGAGGGCGGTGAGGGACGCGCAGACCATGGCGCCGAGCAGCCCGCCGCGCGGGTAGTCGTGGCTTATGGTCGCGATGACCGGGACGATCTCGCCGGAGGTGTGCGCCTCGGCCTCGCGGACGCAATCGACCAGGGTCTTCTGCTCCGCCGGGGTGAGGAAGGATTCCGCTTTGCTGCTCATGGTTGTGCTCCTACCAGCCGCCCGACGCGCCGCCGCCGCCGAACCCGCCGCCGCCGAATCCGCCGAACCCGCCGCCACCGCCGCCGAATCCTCCGCCTCCGCCGATGCGCGGGCCGGGCAGGAAGATGAAGCCGGAGCCGGAGCGGCGCACGGAGTTGGCCTTGCCGGTGACGTCGGACCTGCGGCGTCCGAACTTCTCGGTGAACAGGATCATGAAGATCATGGGGCCGATGAGGATGGCCAGGATGTTGATCTTGCTCTTGGGTTTGGGTTGCGGGGCGGTGTATTCGCCGCGCACCGCGCCGCAGATGGCGGCCACGCCGTCGCTGAATCCGCGGTCGAAGTCGCCCGCCTTGAACTGCGGGGTGATGACGTTGTCGATGATCCGCCCGGAGAGCACGTCGGTCAGCCGTCCTTCGAGGCCGTAGCCGACCTCGATGCGGATCTTGCGGTCCTGCTTGGAGACCAGCAGGATGACGCCGTTGTCGAAGTCCTTGCGGCCCACCTTCCAGGCCTCGGCCACGCGGATGGAGAAGTCCTCGATGGAGTCGCCCTCGAGGGACGGCACGGTGAGCACCGCCACCTGGGTGGAGTCCGTGGCCTCCAGGTCGGCGAGCCGGGCCTCGATGTCCTGGCGCGTGGCCGGGGACATCATCTTGGCCAGGTCGTTGACCCGCGTGGTGTAGGGCGGCACGTCCAGGGCCGAGGCCCAGAGGGGTGCGCCCAGGATCAGGAGCAGCGCCAGGGCCGCGCCCGCCAGCCGGGAGAGGGAAGCGCGCACCGGGCTACTCCGCCTTGGCCTCGGTTCCGAAGTTGACCTTGGGAGCGGTCTTCGCGCCCGGATCGGCCTCGAAGAACTCCTTGCGCTCCAGGTGGAGCAGGAGGGAGTTGGTCAAGGAGTTGGGGAACTTGCGGATGGAGAAGTTGAAGGTCTTGACCGCGTCGTTGTAGCGCGTGCGGGCCACGTTGATGCGGTTCTCGGTCCCTTCCAGCTGGTGTTGCAGAGCCAGGAAATTCTGGTTGGCCTTGAGGTCCGGGTACCGCTCCACCACGACCATCAGCCGGGACAGGGCCGAGGACAGCTGGCCCTGGGCAGCCTGGAAGTTGGCCAGGGCGGCCTTGTCGGTGAGCATTTCCGGGGACAGGGTGGTCTGGGTGGCCTTGGCGCGCGCCTCGACCACGGCGGTCAGGGTGCCCTGTTCATGGGCGGCCGCGCCCTTGACCGTCTCCACCAGGTTGGGGATGAGGTCCGCGCGGCGTTGCAGGGCCGATTCGAGGTTGGCCCAGGCGGCGTACACTTCCTCTTCCTGTTGCTGCATGGCGTTGTAGCCGCAGCCGGAGAGGGACAGGAGCATGATTAGGGCCAGGAAGGCCGGGACGATACGTTTGAGCATGGTTTGGTTCCCGTTGGTTGGGGTTGGCAACTGCTTAGAAATGCGGCCCATCCCCGAAAAGTCAAGGGGAGGGGGAGGGTTCAGCTCTTTTTCTTCTTGGGCCGCTTGAGCCGTTTGCCCGCTGCCAGGAGCTTGCGCAGCTCGGCGGCGGCCTCCACCGGGTCGGACTCGTGGAGCAGGAATCGCTCCTTGGCGGTCTGGAAATGCCAGCCCGCCGGGCGGGTCAGGAGCTTGGCCCCCCTGGAGAGCAGGTATTCCTCGGCCTCGGCCTCGGCGGCCACGAAC encodes:
- a CDS encoding TPM domain-containing protein, with the protein product MSSKAESFLTPAEQKTLVDCVREAEAHTSGEIVPVIATISHDYPRGGLLGAMVCASLTALLLTLTLGRDDMWVFLGLFLALYLCFSRLFDAFPALKRPFIAKREMAEEVEEAAFTAFYRHGLHETRDQTGIIIYVSIYERSVQVLADKGINDLVDPKVWNEVVSLVTYGIRNNKPGEGLCSGVRRCGEILAEQFPIKPDDTDELPNLIIE
- a CDS encoding TPM domain-containing protein, whose translation is MRASLSRLAGAALALLLILGAPLWASALDVPPYTTRVNDLAKMMSPATRQDIEARLADLEATDSTQVAVLTVPSLEGDSIEDFSIRVAEAWKVGRKDFDNGVILLVSKQDRKIRIEVGYGLEGRLTDVLSGRIIDNVITPQFKAGDFDRGFSDGVAAICGAVRGEYTAPQPKPKSKINILAILIGPMIFMILFTEKFGRRRSDVTGKANSVRRSGSGFIFLPGPRIGGGGGFGGGGGGFGGFGGGGFGGGGASGGW
- a CDS encoding LemA family protein codes for the protein MLKRIVPAFLALIMLLSLSGCGYNAMQQQEEEVYAAWANLESALQRRADLIPNLVETVKGAAAHEQGTLTAVVEARAKATQTTLSPEMLTDKAALANFQAAQGQLSSALSRLMVVVERYPDLKANQNFLALQHQLEGTENRINVARTRYNDAVKTFNFSIRKFPNSLTNSLLLHLERKEFFEADPGAKTAPKVNFGTEAKAE